The following proteins are co-located in the Lagenorhynchus albirostris chromosome 2, mLagAlb1.1, whole genome shotgun sequence genome:
- the LAMTOR5 gene encoding ragulator complex protein LAMTOR5: MEATLEQHLEDTMKNPSIVGVLCTDSQGLNLGCRGTLSDEHAGVISVLAQQAAKLTSDPTDIPVVCLESDNGNIMIQKHDGITVAVHKMAS, encoded by the exons ATGGAGGCAACTTTAGAGCAGCACTTGGAGGACAC AATGAAGAATCCATCCATTGTTGGAGTCCTGTGCACAGATTCACAAGGACTCAATTTGGGCT GCCGCGGAACCCTGTCAGATGAGCATGCTGGGGTGATATCTGTTTTAGCCCAGCAAGCAGCTAAGCTAACCTCAGACCCCACTGATATTCCTGTGGTGTGTCTAGAATCAGATAATGG GAACATTATGATCCAGAAACACGATGGCATCACAGTGGCAGTGCACAAAATGGCCTCTTGA